A genomic window from Chitinophaga pollutisoli includes:
- a CDS encoding pseudouridine synthase, with the protein MKQSRPPRKGFTPFKENKSGKPSRSGDDKPAGKSFRDRDSKEGKPFGDKPKRTFGGDKEGKPFGDKPRRSFSGDKEGKPFGDKPKRTFGGDKEGKPFGDKPRRSFSGDKEGKPFGDKSKRTFDGDKPKRTFGDKDEKSFRDKKEGKTFDKSSKTDGDREFKPKKEREVKPGDKLFQHAFADGAPFKELRSRKGKPKDPKDIVEDKSFGEIQDEKSYKELRGDKPRPRKSERKAAVHGSKSNKPKSTRKRIAVEAPVEIEGGEMPLNKFIAHCGICSRRKAVDYIKEGKVTVNGEVIVEPAFKVTGKEAVKLNDKRIHLQKNLVYVLLNKPKGYITTTDDPEGRQTVMELVEDAAEERLYPVGRLDRNTSGLLLLTNDGELAQKLAHPKHNVKKIYHVELDKPLTKADFDRILGGLELEDGMASVDSLAWVDTKDKKQIGIEIHSGKNRIVRRIFEHLEYRVEKLDRVMYAGLTKKNLNRGKWRFLSEKEVILLKHFK; encoded by the coding sequence ATGAAACAAAGCAGACCGCCCCGCAAAGGCTTCACACCGTTCAAGGAAAATAAAAGCGGCAAACCGTCCCGCTCCGGCGACGACAAGCCCGCCGGTAAATCTTTCCGCGACAGGGATAGCAAAGAAGGCAAGCCTTTCGGCGATAAACCCAAAAGAACTTTCGGTGGCGACAAAGAAGGCAAGCCCTTCGGCGATAAACCCCGCAGATCTTTCAGCGGCGACAAGGAAGGCAAGCCTTTCGGCGATAAACCCAAAAGAACTTTCGGTGGCGACAAGGAAGGCAAACCCTTCGGCGACAAACCCCGCAGATCATTCAGCGGCGACAAGGAAGGCAAACCCTTCGGCGACAAATCCAAAAGAACCTTCGACGGCGACAAGCCCAAAAGAACCTTCGGCGATAAGGATGAAAAGTCCTTCCGCGACAAAAAAGAAGGAAAAACTTTCGATAAATCTTCCAAAACAGACGGCGACCGCGAATTCAAACCTAAAAAGGAACGCGAAGTTAAACCCGGCGACAAGCTTTTCCAGCATGCCTTCGCCGACGGCGCGCCCTTCAAGGAGCTCCGCTCCCGCAAAGGCAAACCGAAAGATCCCAAGGATATCGTGGAAGACAAATCCTTCGGCGAGATCCAGGACGAGAAATCCTACAAAGAGCTTCGTGGCGACAAGCCCCGCCCGCGTAAAAGCGAGCGCAAGGCCGCTGTTCACGGTTCCAAATCCAACAAACCCAAGAGCACCCGCAAGCGTATTGCCGTTGAGGCCCCGGTGGAAATCGAGGGCGGCGAAATGCCCCTCAACAAGTTCATCGCCCATTGCGGCATCTGCAGCCGCCGCAAGGCCGTGGATTATATCAAGGAAGGCAAGGTGACCGTAAACGGCGAAGTGATCGTGGAACCAGCTTTCAAAGTGACCGGCAAGGAAGCTGTAAAACTGAACGACAAGCGCATCCACCTGCAGAAAAACCTCGTGTATGTGCTGCTCAATAAGCCCAAAGGCTATATCACCACAACCGACGATCCCGAAGGCCGCCAGACCGTAATGGAACTGGTGGAAGACGCAGCGGAAGAGCGCCTCTACCCTGTAGGCCGCCTCGACCGGAATACTTCAGGCCTGCTGCTGCTCACCAACGACGGCGAGCTGGCGCAGAAACTGGCCCATCCGAAGCACAACGTGAAGAAAATCTACCATGTGGAGCTGGACAAACCGCTCACCAAAGCCGACTTCGACCGCATCCTGGGCGGCCTGGAGCTGGAAGACGGGATGGCTTCGGTAGACAGCCTGGCCTGGGTGGACACGAAAGATAAAAAGCAGATCGGCATTGAGATCCATAGCGGCAAAAACCGCATCGTCCGCCGGATATTCGAGCACCTCGAATACCGCGTGGAGAAGCTGGACCGCGTGATGTACGCAGGCCTCACCAAAAAGAACCTCAACCGCGGCAAATGGCGCTTCCTCAGCGAGAAGGAAGTGATCCTCCTCAAACATTTTAAATAG
- a CDS encoding RluA family pseudouridine synthase, translating to MRIESLIIFENDDFVAVSKPSGLLTIPDRHDNELASLSGMLKKKYGQIYTVHRIDRDTSGLVIFAKNEVMHKFLSQLFESRDVEKYYLGLVNGDLPLPEGSVNAGIMEHPVQRGKMVTNAKGRPSLTDYAVEEAFGVYSLVRFRIHTGRTHQIRVHMKHLGHPIAVDELYGTATPVLLSAIKKKFRLGKFTEEERPLLQRLALHAWKLKFTGPNGETVELEAPLPKDMQAVLQQLRKHKKA from the coding sequence ATGCGAATTGAATCCCTCATTATATTCGAGAACGACGATTTTGTGGCGGTCAGCAAGCCTTCGGGTTTGCTGACCATCCCCGACCGGCACGATAACGAGCTGGCTTCTTTATCGGGGATGCTGAAAAAGAAATACGGGCAAATCTACACCGTTCACCGTATCGACCGCGATACCAGCGGCCTGGTGATTTTCGCCAAAAACGAAGTGATGCACAAGTTCCTGTCCCAGCTGTTTGAGTCGCGGGACGTGGAGAAATACTACCTGGGGCTGGTCAACGGCGACCTGCCGCTGCCGGAGGGCAGTGTGAACGCGGGCATTATGGAGCACCCGGTTCAGCGCGGAAAGATGGTGACAAACGCCAAGGGTCGCCCTTCCCTTACGGATTATGCCGTGGAAGAGGCTTTTGGGGTATACAGCCTGGTGAGGTTCCGCATCCACACGGGCCGTACCCACCAGATCCGTGTGCATATGAAGCACCTGGGGCATCCTATCGCGGTGGACGAGTTGTATGGCACGGCTACGCCGGTGCTGTTGTCGGCCATTAAGAAGAAGTTCCGGTTGGGAAAATTCACGGAAGAAGAGCGCCCCCTCCTGCAAAGGCTCGCCCTGCACGCCTGGAAGCTGAAATTTACCGGGCCCAACGGGGAAACCGTGGAACTGGAAGCCCCCCTTCCCAAAGACATGCAGGCCGTTCTCCAGCAATTGCGGAAACATAAAAAGGCTTAA
- the uvrA gene encoding excinuclease ABC subunit UvrA, giving the protein MCAKVKSKEKTVEREPVSAPDAIFIKGARVHNLKNVSVSIPRNQLVVVTGVSGSGKSSLTMDTLYAEGQRRYAESLSAYARQFLMRMNKPDVDYIKGICPAIAIEQKVVTRTPRSTVGSMTEIYDYLRLLFSRAGQTFSPVTGQLVKKHEVADVVDYISKLPQGAKVQILVPFRQHANRKPLEELNILMQKGFSRLYAGGALVRIEELMEEKAPKIAADTFVLIDRIVVKDFEEDDKHRIADSVQTSFYESEGYCTLEVDGKLGPVFSNRFELDGIQFEEPVPNLFSFNNPYGACPTCEGFGQVLGIDRDLVIPDKRLSVFEGAIAPWRGEKMGEYKEALIKSSRKFNFPVHKPISDLTDEQLELLWSGNEHFYGINEFFKMVEQNLYKVQYRVMQARYRGRTICPTCHGARLRQEATYVKVSGKGISELVDMPVEKLKVWFDNLELSEYQQQVAKRILIEINHRLKTLLDVGLGYLTLNRVANTLSGGESQRIQLTRTLGSNLTNSLYILDEPSIGLHARDTHRLIRVLHELRDLGNTVVVVEHDEQMMEKADYIIDMGPLASHLGGEVTFSGTYPEILKDGKSLTGKYLSGHYRLEPPAHLRKWKRSIQLEGCRQNNLKNVDVEFPLGIFTVVSGVSGSGKTTLVKQILYPALMKLKGEFTDRVGQYRVMKGDMDFITQIEMVDQNPIGKSSRSNPVTYIKAYDEIRDLFAKQPLSKMRGFQPKHFSFNVDGGRCDTCKGEGEVIVEMQFLADVHLTCETCGGKRFKDEVLEVQYKGKNIFDILELGVDEAIEFFKEEKDVIARIKPLSDVGLGYVKLGQSSDTLSGGEAQRVKLASFLGKGKAQGHILFIFDEPTTGLHFHDIKKLLDSFNALIDQGHSVLVIEHNLDVIRSADWVIDLGPEGGEGGGTLLYAGQPEGLKKVKDSYTGKFL; this is encoded by the coding sequence ATGTGCGCAAAAGTCAAATCCAAGGAAAAAACCGTTGAACGTGAACCAGTTAGCGCTCCTGACGCCATCTTTATCAAGGGAGCGAGGGTGCATAATCTTAAAAATGTCAGCGTCTCCATCCCCAGGAACCAGCTCGTGGTTGTCACCGGTGTGAGCGGATCGGGAAAGTCCAGCCTCACGATGGACACCCTCTACGCCGAAGGCCAGCGCCGCTATGCGGAAAGCCTCAGCGCATACGCCCGCCAGTTCCTCATGCGGATGAACAAACCGGACGTCGATTATATAAAAGGCATCTGTCCCGCCATCGCCATCGAACAAAAAGTGGTGACCCGCACGCCCAGGTCCACCGTAGGCTCCATGACCGAGATCTACGATTACCTCCGCCTGCTCTTTTCCCGCGCCGGGCAAACCTTTTCTCCCGTTACCGGCCAGCTCGTCAAAAAGCACGAAGTGGCCGATGTGGTGGACTACATCTCAAAACTCCCCCAGGGCGCCAAAGTCCAGATACTCGTCCCCTTCCGCCAGCATGCCAACCGCAAGCCGCTGGAAGAGCTTAATATCCTCATGCAGAAAGGCTTTTCCAGGCTCTACGCAGGCGGCGCGCTCGTCCGGATCGAGGAGCTGATGGAAGAAAAAGCCCCGAAAATCGCCGCCGATACATTCGTGCTGATCGACCGCATCGTGGTGAAAGACTTCGAAGAAGACGACAAGCACCGCATCGCCGACTCCGTGCAAACCTCCTTCTACGAAAGCGAGGGATATTGCACCCTGGAGGTCGACGGCAAGCTGGGGCCCGTATTCTCCAACCGCTTCGAGCTGGACGGCATCCAGTTCGAAGAGCCTGTTCCGAACCTTTTCTCCTTCAATAACCCTTACGGCGCCTGCCCCACCTGCGAAGGTTTCGGCCAGGTGCTGGGGATCGACCGCGACCTCGTGATCCCCGACAAGCGCCTCAGCGTGTTCGAAGGGGCCATCGCGCCATGGCGCGGCGAAAAGATGGGCGAATACAAGGAAGCGCTCATCAAATCTTCCCGCAAATTCAATTTCCCCGTCCATAAACCCATCTCCGACCTTACCGACGAGCAGCTGGAGCTGCTCTGGTCAGGCAACGAGCACTTCTACGGTATCAACGAATTCTTCAAGATGGTAGAGCAGAATCTCTACAAGGTGCAATACCGCGTAATGCAGGCCCGTTACCGCGGGCGGACCATCTGCCCCACCTGCCACGGCGCCCGCCTCCGCCAGGAAGCCACGTACGTGAAAGTGAGCGGCAAGGGGATTTCGGAGTTGGTAGACATGCCTGTGGAGAAGCTGAAAGTCTGGTTCGACAACCTCGAACTGAGCGAATACCAGCAGCAAGTGGCCAAAAGGATCCTCATCGAGATCAACCACCGGCTGAAAACATTGCTGGACGTGGGATTGGGTTATCTTACCCTGAACCGGGTGGCCAATACGCTGTCGGGCGGCGAAAGCCAGCGCATCCAGCTGACGCGTACCCTGGGCAGCAACCTCACCAATTCCCTCTACATCCTCGACGAGCCGAGCATCGGGCTGCATGCCCGCGATACGCACCGGCTCATCCGGGTGCTGCATGAGCTGCGCGACCTCGGCAACACCGTAGTAGTGGTGGAACACGACGAGCAGATGATGGAAAAAGCCGATTACATTATCGACATGGGCCCACTGGCGAGCCACCTCGGCGGCGAGGTGACCTTCTCGGGCACTTATCCCGAAATATTGAAAGACGGCAAGAGCCTCACCGGCAAATACCTCAGCGGCCACTACCGCCTGGAGCCGCCGGCGCACCTCCGCAAGTGGAAGCGCTCCATCCAGCTGGAAGGCTGCCGGCAGAATAACCTGAAGAACGTGGATGTGGAATTTCCTCTGGGGATTTTCACGGTGGTGAGCGGTGTGTCCGGATCCGGGAAAACCACGCTTGTGAAGCAGATTCTCTACCCGGCGCTCATGAAGCTGAAAGGGGAGTTTACCGACCGTGTGGGCCAGTACCGCGTGATGAAAGGCGATATGGATTTCATCACCCAGATCGAAATGGTGGACCAGAACCCCATCGGCAAATCCAGCCGTTCCAACCCGGTTACCTACATCAAGGCATATGACGAAATCCGCGACCTGTTCGCCAAACAGCCCCTGAGCAAGATGCGCGGCTTCCAGCCCAAGCATTTTTCATTCAACGTGGACGGCGGGCGCTGCGACACCTGCAAGGGCGAAGGCGAAGTGATCGTGGAAATGCAGTTCCTGGCAGACGTACACCTGACCTGCGAAACCTGCGGCGGGAAGCGCTTCAAAGACGAAGTGCTCGAAGTGCAGTACAAAGGGAAAAATATCTTCGATATCCTGGAACTGGGCGTGGATGAGGCGATCGAATTCTTTAAAGAGGAGAAAGATGTTATCGCCAGGATCAAACCGTTGAGCGATGTGGGCCTGGGCTATGTGAAGCTGGGGCAGTCGAGCGATACGCTTTCGGGCGGGGAAGCGCAGCGTGTGAAGCTGGCGTCGTTCCTGGGCAAAGGCAAGGCGCAGGGGCATATCCTCTTCATCTTCGACGAGCCTACCACCGGTCTGCACTTCCACGACATCAAGAAGCTGCTGGATTCTTTCAACGCGCTCATCGACCAGGGGCACAGCGTGCTGGTGATCGAACACAACCTCGACGTGATCCGCTCGGCGGATTGGGTGATAGACCTGGGGCCGGAAGGCGGCGAAGGCGGCGGAACGCTGCTGTAC
- a CDS encoding S41 family peptidase → MFKLRIAAAAFIGIAAFAACKKSGNPSPGDTNPPPTTPSEGTRLQLSLDSLYLFAKQTYLWYDAIPAYEAFNPRQYARSDEFASMSDAMFKITQLKNDPATNKPYEYLSATRAKFSYVEKGNLARGIKASVDLEGDGNDLGLILTIVTFGSDPTKFLYVRNVEKGSPADKAGLTRGCLITKLNDGNPPSDAAGANALMNSATAKLTFTRPNGGTTSTVTLTKAAYKSDPVVMWKTFPVQNGNKTGYLALAHFSRQTVAKPSLDAAFAQFATDGVNAVVVDLRYNGGGYVSTAEYVTNLIAPSGMQTKVMYKQVYNELVRTGKATILKSLPYLDANYQQVYQGSKALTYDDLDFSENGNTYFFNKQGPLTTVKKVVFIVSGATASASELVINSFKAWPDNVTVRTVGTKTYGKPVGFFAIGIDKFTVYMAQFSSKNALSQGDYYGGMTPDIAAQDFIPRDFGDPEESSLKTALNWINTGATSGARMAAPVLMTNGKVVNTDNMRIQEVGEERFNGLVEDRRKVKEQ, encoded by the coding sequence ATGTTCAAGCTCCGGATCGCAGCTGCCGCATTCATAGGAATAGCGGCTTTCGCTGCCTGCAAAAAAAGCGGAAACCCCTCTCCCGGCGACACTAACCCGCCGCCCACCACGCCTTCCGAAGGCACCAGGCTGCAACTCAGCCTCGATTCCCTTTACCTTTTCGCGAAACAAACTTATTTGTGGTACGACGCCATCCCGGCATACGAAGCATTCAATCCCCGGCAATATGCCAGGAGTGATGAGTTTGCCAGCATGTCGGACGCGATGTTTAAGATCACCCAGCTCAAAAACGACCCGGCCACCAACAAGCCATATGAGTACCTGTCGGCTACCAGGGCCAAGTTTTCCTACGTGGAAAAAGGGAACCTGGCGCGGGGGATCAAAGCGTCGGTGGACCTGGAAGGCGACGGGAACGACCTGGGGCTTATCCTGACGATCGTCACTTTCGGTTCCGATCCCACTAAATTTTTATATGTCCGCAATGTGGAAAAGGGCTCCCCGGCCGACAAAGCCGGCCTGACCCGCGGCTGCCTCATCACGAAACTGAACGATGGCAATCCGCCCTCAGACGCGGCCGGCGCCAATGCACTCATGAACAGCGCCACGGCCAAACTGACTTTCACCAGGCCGAACGGTGGCACCACCTCCACAGTTACCCTCACCAAAGCCGCTTACAAAAGCGACCCGGTGGTGATGTGGAAAACGTTCCCGGTGCAGAACGGTAACAAAACGGGGTACCTGGCGCTGGCGCACTTTTCCCGGCAAACGGTCGCCAAGCCTTCGCTGGATGCAGCTTTCGCCCAATTCGCGACCGATGGCGTGAACGCCGTGGTGGTGGATCTCCGGTACAACGGCGGCGGATATGTATCCACGGCGGAGTACGTCACCAACCTCATCGCCCCTTCCGGGATGCAGACGAAGGTGATGTACAAGCAGGTTTACAACGAACTGGTGCGAACCGGAAAAGCCACGATTCTCAAATCCCTCCCTTACCTCGACGCCAACTACCAGCAGGTGTACCAGGGCTCGAAGGCGCTCACTTACGATGACCTCGATTTCTCTGAAAACGGGAATACTTACTTTTTCAATAAACAAGGCCCGCTGACCACGGTGAAAAAAGTCGTTTTCATCGTATCAGGCGCTACGGCATCTGCGAGTGAATTGGTTATCAATTCGTTCAAGGCATGGCCGGACAACGTGACGGTGCGCACCGTGGGTACTAAAACTTATGGCAAGCCTGTGGGCTTCTTTGCGATAGGGATCGACAAATTCACCGTATACATGGCTCAGTTCTCTAGCAAAAACGCCCTGAGCCAGGGTGATTATTATGGTGGCATGACGCCGGACATCGCTGCGCAGGACTTCATCCCCCGCGATTTCGGCGACCCGGAAGAATCCAGCCTCAAAACCGCACTCAACTGGATTAATACCGGGGCTACCTCCGGCGCCAGGATGGCTGCTCCCGTGCTCATGACCAACGGGAAAGTGGTGAATACGGATAATATGCGGATCCAGGAAGTCGGGGAAGAACGCTTCAACGGCCTGGTGGAAGACCGCCGCAAGGTAAAAGAACAATAA
- a CDS encoding sigma-70 family RNA polymerase sigma factor, with protein MQVMYKLNDEQLITLFKKGHASALEELVYRHKDKLFTSIVLLVKDSFLAEDIFQDTFIKIIDTIRADRYTEKGKFLPWAMRIAHNLCVDYFRKVKRTPVIKTGDDKDIFNVLNFSEPSAEEKMMTRQSHNNVRRMLDLLPEEQREVIILRHYADLSFKEIADLTQVSINTALGRMRYGLINLRKMMTEKQICL; from the coding sequence ATGCAAGTAATGTACAAGCTGAACGATGAACAACTCATCACACTGTTCAAAAAGGGCCATGCTTCCGCTCTGGAAGAGTTGGTTTACCGTCATAAGGACAAACTTTTCACTTCCATCGTATTACTCGTTAAAGACAGTTTTCTTGCTGAGGATATCTTCCAGGACACCTTCATCAAGATCATTGATACCATACGTGCCGACCGATACACTGAGAAAGGAAAATTTCTGCCCTGGGCGATGCGCATCGCGCACAACCTTTGTGTGGATTATTTCAGGAAAGTCAAGCGTACGCCGGTAATCAAGACCGGAGACGATAAAGATATTTTCAATGTGCTGAATTTCAGCGAGCCCAGCGCCGAAGAGAAAATGATGACGCGGCAAAGCCACAACAACGTGCGCCGCATGCTGGACCTCCTCCCTGAAGAACAGCGCGAAGTTATTATTCTCCGCCATTATGCGGACCTCAGCTTCAAGGAGATCGCGGACCTCACGCAGGTGAGCATCAACACCGCCCTTGGCCGTATGCGGTACGGCCTGATCAATCTCCGGAAGATGATGACGGAAAAACAGATTTGTTTGTAA
- the rlmN gene encoding 23S rRNA (adenine(2503)-C(2))-methyltransferase RlmN, with protein sequence MTRKQNIRHLTLPQLREVFGEMGEKPFRAQQVYEWIWAKQAPGFDAMTNLSKNLRAGLEERFDFPAVTVDATQQSTDGTIKSRFRLHDGYLVEGVLIPTSSRQTACVSSQVGCSLSCKFCATGFMDRKRNLEFDEIFDEVALINRQSMESAGKKLTNIVYMGMGEPLLNYKNVLKSIEMITSPDGLAMSPKRITVSTAGVAKQIKQLGDDKVRFNLALSLHAANDEKRSEIMPINDSNNLKNLVEALNYFYKATENEISFEYILFKDFNDSLKDADELIKIYRQVPVDLVNIIEYNPIDNARFQKPSEEKTTAFMEYLGKNRVNARLRRSRGKDIDAACGQLANKA encoded by the coding sequence ATGACGAGGAAGCAAAATATCCGGCACCTGACACTCCCCCAGCTGCGGGAGGTGTTTGGAGAGATGGGGGAAAAGCCGTTCAGGGCCCAGCAGGTGTACGAATGGATCTGGGCCAAGCAGGCGCCCGGGTTCGACGCCATGACCAACCTGAGCAAAAACCTCCGGGCCGGCCTGGAGGAGCGGTTTGACTTCCCCGCCGTAACCGTGGACGCGACCCAGCAAAGTACCGATGGCACGATCAAGAGCCGTTTCCGCCTGCACGACGGGTACCTGGTGGAAGGGGTCCTCATCCCAACTTCCTCCCGTCAAACCGCCTGCGTATCCTCCCAGGTAGGCTGCAGCCTCAGCTGCAAATTCTGCGCTACCGGGTTTATGGACCGCAAGCGCAACCTCGAATTCGACGAAATTTTCGACGAAGTGGCGCTCATCAACCGGCAATCCATGGAATCAGCCGGTAAAAAGCTCACCAACATCGTATACATGGGCATGGGCGAACCGCTGCTCAACTATAAAAATGTGCTGAAATCCATCGAAATGATCACCTCGCCCGACGGCCTGGCCATGAGCCCCAAAAGGATCACGGTGTCTACCGCAGGCGTCGCCAAGCAGATCAAGCAGCTGGGAGACGATAAAGTGCGCTTCAACCTCGCCCTTTCCCTCCACGCCGCCAACGATGAGAAACGCAGCGAGATCATGCCTATAAACGATTCCAACAATCTCAAAAACCTCGTGGAAGCCCTTAATTACTTCTACAAGGCCACCGAAAACGAAATCAGCTTCGAATATATCCTGTTCAAGGACTTCAACGATTCCCTCAAGGATGCAGATGAACTGATCAAAATTTACCGGCAGGTACCGGTAGACCTGGTGAATATCATCGAATACAACCCGATCGATAACGCCCGGTTCCAGAAGCCCTCGGAAGAAAAAACCACGGCTTTCATGGAGTACCTCGGTAAAAACCGCGTCAATGCCCGCCTCCGCAGAAGCCGTGGGAAGGATATCGACGCCGCCTGCGGACAGCTCGCGAACAAAGCATAA
- a CDS encoding DMT family transporter produces the protein MNRSNYALGYAMALVGAMMFSAKAIYVKLIYRTEAIDAISMLALRMAFALPFYVITAIVLYRRPDNVKLTPKQWCWVAGLGLLGYYISSLLDFLGLAYISAGLERLILFLYPTFALLIGAVAFKRKVTRTQFLALAIAYAGMLVVFVGDIRQEWSPGVITGCLLVLGCAVTYAFYIVGGGEIIPKVGSMKFTAYALCFASLGIFAQYFVTHGAEVRHFSRETYWLCFQMAIVSTVIPTFLTSEGIRKIGSGNTAIVTSIGPVATIVQAYIFLGEPITWEQLAGTALVLTGVLMIGKGK, from the coding sequence ATGAACAGGTCTAATTATGCGCTTGGCTACGCCATGGCCCTTGTGGGCGCGATGATGTTCAGCGCCAAAGCCATTTACGTCAAACTCATCTACCGGACGGAAGCCATAGACGCCATTTCCATGCTGGCGCTGCGGATGGCTTTCGCACTCCCGTTCTACGTCATCACCGCCATCGTACTTTACCGCCGGCCCGACAATGTGAAACTGACCCCGAAGCAATGGTGCTGGGTGGCGGGTTTGGGCCTGCTGGGGTATTACATCAGCAGCCTCCTCGATTTCCTGGGGCTGGCCTACATTTCGGCGGGGCTGGAGCGGCTGATCCTGTTCCTCTATCCCACATTCGCGTTGCTGATCGGCGCGGTGGCCTTCAAGCGGAAGGTGACCCGTACGCAGTTCCTGGCCCTGGCGATCGCTTACGCGGGGATGCTGGTAGTGTTCGTGGGCGACATCCGGCAGGAATGGAGCCCGGGGGTGATCACGGGGTGCCTGCTGGTGCTGGGTTGCGCGGTGACGTATGCTTTTTATATCGTAGGCGGCGGGGAGATCATCCCGAAAGTGGGGTCGATGAAGTTTACGGCGTATGCGCTTTGCTTTGCGTCGCTGGGAATTTTTGCGCAATATTTTGTAACCCACGGCGCGGAGGTGCGCCATTTCAGCAGGGAAACCTACTGGCTGTGTTTCCAGATGGCGATCGTATCCACCGTCATCCCAACCTTCCTCACCAGCGAAGGCATCCGCAAGATCGGGTCGGGGAATACGGCGATCGTGACCAGCATCGGACCGGTGGCGACTATTGTCCAGGCATATATTTTCCTGGGGGAACCGATTACCTGGGAGCAGCTGGCGGGAACGGCGCTCGTGCTCACGGGAGTATTGATGATAGGGAAGGGGAAATAA
- a CDS encoding acetyl-CoA C-acyltransferase — protein sequence MQTAYIVDAVRSPIGRYGGALSSIRPDDLLALMLRSLLSRNPTLDPSAVEDVIAGATNQAGEDNRDVARMAVLLAGMPVSVAGNTVNRLCASGLQAIMDAARAVMVGEGDVYIAGGVESMTRAPLVMPKADGAFSRKTEIYDSTIGWRFTNKQLADRYYPFSMGETAENVAREWKISREDQDRFAFESQSKYKEALQAGIWQQEIIPVEITPNKQDKVVFSADEHPRETSLQKLADLRPAFAKDGTVTAGNSSGINDGASAVLIVSEAALKRFDLTPLAMIRGMGVAGVDPAIMGIGPVPATVKALQRSGIRVADLDVIELNEAFAAQSLACIRELKLDPSKINPNGGSIAIGHPLGCSGARITTTLLHEMQRREGAKYGLATMCVGVGQGAAIVYEKV from the coding sequence ATGCAAACTGCTTACATAGTTGACGCGGTAAGAAGCCCCATCGGCCGCTATGGCGGCGCCCTGAGCTCCATCCGCCCCGACGACCTGCTGGCCCTCATGCTGCGGTCCCTCCTCTCCCGGAACCCCACCCTCGACCCCTCGGCCGTGGAAGACGTGATCGCCGGCGCCACTAATCAAGCCGGAGAAGACAACCGCGACGTGGCCCGCATGGCCGTTCTCCTCGCCGGAATGCCCGTGTCCGTAGCAGGCAACACCGTCAACCGCCTCTGCGCCTCCGGCCTCCAGGCCATCATGGACGCCGCCAGGGCCGTTATGGTAGGAGAAGGGGACGTCTATATCGCCGGTGGCGTGGAAAGCATGACCCGCGCGCCCCTCGTGATGCCCAAGGCCGACGGCGCCTTCAGCCGCAAAACCGAGATCTACGACTCCACCATCGGCTGGCGCTTCACCAATAAACAGCTCGCCGACCGCTACTACCCTTTCTCCATGGGCGAAACCGCCGAGAACGTGGCCCGGGAATGGAAAATCTCCCGGGAAGACCAGGACCGCTTCGCCTTCGAATCGCAATCCAAATACAAAGAAGCCCTCCAGGCAGGGATCTGGCAGCAGGAAATCATTCCCGTGGAAATCACCCCCAACAAACAGGATAAAGTGGTTTTCTCAGCCGATGAGCACCCCCGCGAAACGAGCCTCCAGAAGCTGGCGGACCTCCGTCCCGCCTTCGCCAAAGACGGTACCGTAACGGCCGGCAACTCTTCCGGCATCAACGACGGCGCCTCGGCGGTGCTGATCGTCTCCGAAGCCGCACTCAAACGGTTCGACCTTACGCCGCTGGCTATGATCCGGGGGATGGGCGTGGCAGGGGTAGACCCGGCCATCATGGGCATCGGGCCGGTGCCCGCCACCGTCAAAGCCCTGCAGCGCAGCGGCATCCGCGTGGCCGACCTGGATGTGATCGAACTGAACGAGGCCTTCGCGGCGCAGTCACTCGCCTGCATCCGCGAACTGAAGCTCGATCCGTCGAAAATCAATCCCAACGGCGGTTCCATCGCCATCGGCCACCCGCTGGGCTGCAGCGGTGCACGCATCACCACCACCCTCCTGCACGAAATGCAGCGCCGCGAAGGCGCGAAATACGGGCTGGCCACGATGTGCGTAGGCGTGGGCCAGGGTGCGGCCATCGTATATGAAAAAGTCTGA